The Rosa rugosa chromosome 3, drRosRugo1.1, whole genome shotgun sequence sequence TGTGCTTGGATCAAGTGCTCCTCCTCTGACCGTTAAATTGATGCGAGCTTTCAGTTCTGGTTCAAAAGATGCTTCCATTATTGCCAGCCAGGTAAGTAATGACTTTTTGTTTTCTCTGTTTTCCTAGTAAGACTATTATTTCATTCTTTTGTATATGCTCTTCGATAAGTTGATTGCATCAATGGCCACTGTTTTTGCATGTATTGATGTAGGAACTCAAGTTCGATAAAGAAAGTGGATACCATGTCCTGGATGTTTTGCCAAAAAGTGTTGATGTTGGAAGTTACATATTTGTCTTTGAGGTACTCTTGTTTGTTTTGCATTTATCTCAATTCCAATCTGGCTCGTGATACAGACTAAGCTAACCAAACTTTTTGTAGGTTGTTCTTCATGATTCTGAAGACGAAACCGTTTATACAACTGGAGGTTTGGCCCAAGTAGGTGTATTTGTTACCGGAGTTATCAATATAGAGAATGCAGAAATTTCTGTACTTGAAAGCGATAAGAGTGtagaaacccagaaaaagtaTGTTTCTAATAGTTTCAACTTTTATAGTTATGTTTCAAGATATGGCATATGTTCCACCTGAATCTCCTTTTAGCATCATTAAGTCCATATAACTTATAATTGTTACATGAACAAATTGTGCTTATTCTGATCTGGGACGTTCTGAAGTGTATTACTTGTTTGATACTTACATATCATCAATGTACCAGATTAGATTTAGCTGGAGAAAATGCAGTTTCACTATCAGCAAACCACCTCCAAAAGCTGCGCCTATCCTTTCAATTGACTACTCCGTTGGGTCATGCTTTTAAGCCACATCAGGTTTGTAGTTATCTATACCCACTTCATCAGTTAAACTCTCTATGTTCAGTTTATTTATAAATTTGTTGGGTTGCAGGTGTTTCTCAAATTGACACATGAGACCAAGGTTGAACATATATTTGTGGTGGGGAACTCCGGcaaaaaatttgagaaaatactAGTAAGTATTTTTCATTTTATCGTCCAATTTCTTTATGGCTTCTTTTGAATTAAGACCGGTCTATTGAAAGCGTACATGAACCGTACATACATATCGTCATATTGACATACATGCACTCGAGCCAACTGAACAGTCAATGTGCATCCACTAAGTGCTCCATAATCCATAGGGATAGTaaaatttagattttttttcccaATTATTTCAGCCGATGCCATTACAAACCATGATTTGACACACATGATTACCTTAATTATTTGAACACTGAAAAAGAAAGGTGCTGTTTTCACCCAGCTTGGGTCTGGATATCAATGGAGACTTTTTTGCTCAGTTTTGGCATTTAATTTTGCAGGATTTCCTCGGGTTGGTTGACAAGTTTTACTATCTCTCGGGTAGTTACGACCTTCAGTTAACTGTTGGAGATGCTGTAATGGTAAGCCAGACTTTACCTCGAGTTTTTCAATCTGTTTTTACCATCTGATGATCTGAGAATATTGTTGTTTTCTCTTTTCCAGGAGAACTCTTTCTTACGGGCTGTTGGCCACATTGATTTAGATCTACCTGAAGCACCTGAGAAGGCCACCCGCCCTCCTTCACCGGCTGTTAACCCTTTATTAAAGTATGGGCCCAAACCAGAGATAAGCCATATTTTCAGGGTTCCAGAGAAGCTTCCTCCTAACCATCTCTCTCTTGCTTTCTTGGGTCTTCTGCTTTTGCCATTGATTGGATTTTTGGTTGGGGTGAGTCAAGTGGATCCTTAATCTATTGTTCTTTGGCTCAGAAAACTTATTTACATCTTATGCTCAAACCTCTTGGAAAATCCAAGATGATCTGAAGAGGTACCTAGATTGGTTGTTATGCACTGACATATAAAAGGACCATAAGAGATGTAGGAGAGGACTATTAATTTTACTCGTTTTTACTTGTGATATTGGGCAATTTTTTGTTAACcttattttatgttttaaaCAGCTATTGCGCTTAGGAGTGAATCTGAAGAACTTCCCTACGTCAGCAGTTCCAGCCACCTTTGGTATTCTATTCCATGTTGGCATTGCAGCAGTTCTTTTGCTCTATGTGCTTTTCTGGCTGAAggtatgctttttttttttttttgtcttcagtGTTATGCTCAATGATCTAGGCAATGCCATTATTTATATCTGTTCTACCAAATGGAGCTTggcaaataagtaaataatacTTGATCATATGATGAACAATAACTATAATTCAAAGTGATTTTATACCTTATCAGTGATATGTTATACACTTGATTGAAGATTATTTTGGCCTTTAAATGCATTTTGTCAGGTATATTCTTGTTTTGCCACATTGCTAGATTAGGCAGATTAGTGAATCACGTTTTTGTTTTTGcatattgattaattttttcGTAGGGCTTGCCTGTTTACTTGTTTATTCCATGTACAGTTGGATCTATTTACGACCCTGAAATGGCTTGGATTGTTGGGAGTTTTCTTGCTGTTTGTGGGGCACAGGATCCTTTCCCATCTCGCCTCTACATCATCCAAGTTGAAATCTGCTTGagcaaaaaaaaatcaagaaatttcCCGTTTTAGAGAGATCAAAAGAAGACCGAGGAAATTTTCCTTTGAAGAGACGGTGCGTGGGAATTTTAGACCAATTTTGTAGGACTCTATTATGTCATACCTGTACCTGTTAACTTTAGAATTTTATTATCCACAATCATATTTATTCCAAAAGGAAAGTTGTACTCGCGGGGCTTCATCTTTGAAATCAGTGGTAATACAAGGAGACATAACTTAAAAGGAAGTGCTTTGTGATCAACATCTTTTTAATTATAATGCGTAGAGTTGATATGCGGTGAAGATTTAAATTGTCATGCACTCATGCTATACTAGTTGTAGACAATAATTTGTACTCAATTCTGACAGACATCGTCTTCACAGCTCTAGCCGTCTTCTCCTCATCTCCTCGTCCTCTCTTGCTGCCGGAATTAGTAATAAGAAAGGAGTTGGAATCTCATTACTTGCTGATGAAGAAACGGCAGTTTCAACCCCAACGATGCAAGATGGGGTTTAGAATTTGTGGGATCTAGTAGTGGGTTACTTTGTTGCGTTACCTTGCTTAAGGGTACTCGAATAGCCACAGTAGTATGGGTTCCAGCAACAGACCCAATTTAATTATTTTCCTATTGGTTTGGAGAAAAGAGTTGAGAATGCTACTTACTATCGGCTGATCGTAGGTTTTGATTTCATGCATAGCATTAGTGCATACAAGTTGATGACAGTTCACCCTTGTGTTAATCCCATTAATGATAACGAATCAACTTACTTTTCAAGCCAGAGTGTTCAATCCTAATAGAAATTAGTTGAACCGGATAGTACGCTATCTTACCAAGGGTATTTTGTTGGAGACGCAATTAATTAGATGGAAAAATTCAGTTGCTGTGTGGTAGGCCATCTTTCAGTCCAAGAGGGCGACCAATTTGTGATGTGGGTGGATGCTACTACTGATCAAGAAACTAACACTTGTTCTTGGATTCAACAAATAAGAATCAGATGGCCATCTTCGTTATTCCACATAGGAGTTTGGAAGGATCAACATGTTTTCACCAAAAATGGAGATGAAGCTGGTGTAGATAATGATGAACCGGGGAACCTGTTTATGTATGACCCTATAACCCAGACATTAAGTGAGGTACATGGAGAAAGAAACGTTTACTTTTATTCAGTAGTAGGTTATGCGGAGAGCAACGTACAGCTAGAGCAAACAGTACATTATTAATATTTAGATGATCAAAGTTATAAGTGGATCAAGTTGCCTGGCCGGTTTAATGAGAGTTCAAAGTCTTCTTTTCACTGGCCTGgcatttccttttttttaaattctagCCAGATATTAGATATGTATAAGACCTTTCTTTCAATGTAAAAGAGAATACAACAATCTTCTTACAATCCAGAAAGGAATTATGTTCCTTTATGCCCGCAACGGAGACaatgagaaaatgaaaattgacCCGAGTTTCGGTTTCGTTAGCATTGGATTTAGCCTAAAGATCAAAGTCAGAATCTACGAGTGACAGCTTTCTAGACTGAATTACTTGGGATGCCTGTGCCCATAAGAAATCGCACTACAGGATTTGCGAATGGCTGGGATGGATTAGTTTCTGCTAGACGAGAAATGAAGAACATAACTAATACAGGTAACAAGGGAATACCGGACCATATATTGGCAAGGGAAGAAAGCTGTGGCTTCAAATGTGAATAAGCCACATTTGATATCGCACTACGGATCATCATGAGAACCCTGAGAATGTTCAAATCGAATTGCATGCGCATGACATATTGACGGTCAAAAAGAACCCTacgtttacaagcaataaaccctaaaaagataaatctggagtccactagagaatttgagaaaaatctctcattttattaaatttgatatgataaactgaTTCTAGTACAAAGCAtaatggtgcttatataggcatccaaaaccctaaatcataatctatcaagaaatcctaaagaatccaaattaaaaaggaaactaaaaacctaaaataaaaagaatcctaaaacaaatgtaagacaagcctaaaaatattaaatcccgaatcggatgattaaaacgatatattttggcttaaatctgttagggctcactaaagtgagtcttgaaaaTCTTGTCGCTCCCATTCTGGAAaagtatcatgcgtctcaaacaaACCAACTTACTTTTCAAGCCAGTGTTCAATCCTAATAGAAACTCTTGGAGAGTAGTTGAACCAGAACTTGGAATTACATCATGTAGAAGGTTTAATACTCACTCTATATTGTGAATGGAGTACTGTATTGGTTGGTAGAGAATAAATCAGCTGGGGTGGCTCTCGTTTCGTTTAGTTTACATGATGAGGCCTTCAAGGATACATGGAAACCACTACCAGGAGAAATAGTACGCTATCTTACTGAGGGTATTTTGTTGGAGATGCAATTAATTAGATGGAAAAATTCAGTTGCAGTTGCATGCTATCTTTCAGTGCAGGAGCGCGACCAATTTGTGATGTGGGTGGATACTACTATTGATCAAGAAACTAACACTTGTTCTTGGATTCAACAAATAAGAATCAGACGGCCATCTTCGTTATTCCACATAGGAGTTTGGAAGGATCAACATGTTTTCACCAAAAATGGAGATGAAGCTGGTGCAGATAATGATGAACCGGGGAACCTGTTTTTTTATGACCCTATAACCCAGACATTAAGTAAGGTACATGGAGAAAGAAACGTTTACTTTTATTCAGTAGTAGGTTATGCGGATAGCAACGTCCAGCTAGAGTAAACAGTACGTTATTAATATTTAGATGATCAAAGTTGTAAGTGGATCAAGTGGCTTGGCCAGTTTAATAAGAGTTCGAAGTCTTCTTTTCACTAGCCTGATatattccttttttcttttttcttttttcttttttaatctaGCCAGATATTAGATATGTATAAGATCTTTCTTTCAATGTAAAAGAGAATACAACAATCTTCTTACAATCCAGAAAGGAATTATGTTCCTTTATGCTTGCAACAGAGACaatgagaaaatgaaaattgacCTGAGTTTCGGTTTCGTTAGCATTGGATTTAGCCCAAAGATCAAAGTCAGAATCTATGAGTAACAGCTTTCCAGACTGAATTACTTGGGATGCATGTGCCCATAAGAAATCGCACTTCAGGATTTGCGAATGGTTGGGCCACCTCGAATGGATTAGTTTCTGCTAGACGAGAAATGAAGAACATAACTAATTAATACAGGTGACAAGGGAATACCGGACCATATATTGGCAAGGGAAGAAAGCTGTGGCTTCAAATGTGAATAGGCCACATTTGATCGCACTTCGGACCATCATGAGAATCCTGAGAATGTTCCAAGAACTAAAATATCGAATATCCAGGAAATATCGGTAGTCcgaaaaatgaaaatttcaatggaaatatcgaggaaatttcgatctaagtaaatttttgaaaaaaatgatggaaatttagaaagtaacatggaaatcattaatgaattttcatgaaatgtttacatgatcagttacctataatatttcaaaaaaagtGTTTGATGAACTTAATTGTATAATGATTGTAGTAATTTGGAGTATAATAAGATACAATGACATGACAAAGATATGAAATTCTACATGAGAATTCtcaaaaataatttaaataggagattaggagagttaattattaattataataatattttacaattaaatacatatgttaaaaaaaatcgttcttaaaataaacagaaaaagaagtagaaaatGGTCCGTTGAAATAcatagaaaagtttttttttgttttaatagaGCCAAATGTTTACTAGTTAGCAAATTAGATAATTCGAAGATTTATAAGCATGGAGGAAAAATACACAAAGAGCAATACATGACCCcataaatttttaaagttttCCTTTTTAGATGTTATCAGTTTAGTCGGATTGGATAAGGACAAGGGCTAGTTTTCACGAGTCACATATCGCGAGAGGTGGCGATAATCTCGGAATTTTGcaaaaattttgaatatttccagaaattttgaaaatttctcCCGATATTCTCTTGGTAAGTCAAAGATATATCGAGACcctaaaaaaaaggaaatatcGCAAAAATTTCAAAGATATTATCGATTTTTCAGTCCTTAGaatgttcaaattgaattgCATGGGCATGACATATGATATATAGGCATATTTTTTAAGGAATTGCATGCACCACCGTCAAACATAAGTTTTTAAGGAACTGTTCAACCGGACTTGGCAGTTCTGCATCGTTATCAAGTGACTACGAGTAAAGACTAACACCAAACACAGTCTGTGCAAACAAAATTAGTGTCACATTGAACCAAGTCTAAAGTCTTCACCTAAATTATGGCACGAAGAAATGATGAGGGTCAAAGTCACAAACTGCCACGCCACTCAGCATGATCGAAAAGATGCAAAAAATCACTACTAATCACTCTTTGGGCTTTGCCTTTAATGAAGCTTtcattatccaaaaaaaaaaaaaatgtcgaaAGGGCCATAattcagtgaccatttgtgatattttccCTTAAAAAGACATAGTACCCCAGATCTAGTACTAGACAGTTTAGTTGTATAACTCTGCCATCCTCCCTGTGTGGATCGTGATAATACACAATCTTAAACTGTTCAAGAGTTGGGGTGGCGTATCCAAACAAGCCACTTGAATTTATGTGTGCTTGCACTATTGATAAAATAGCATCGTGAAGACCCATATCTATCTCCGTTGTAAGATAGAGGGTGAATCTCTCCAATTTTTTGATGAATCACTGCATCGGTAGTAATACAATATACTTTAACCGCATGTCCTTTATCAACCTTATCCTTATCATCTAGCACATAGGGTGGTCTAGCTTTTTTCTTAACTACTGTAGCCATCTCCATCTGCATTACAGGAAAACTATGCATCTTCTCTACATCAGTATAGGATATAATGTTCTGTTCTCTTTGGACTATAATCACAACAGTCACATTGCTCTGGAGGTTAACACTTGATACTATCCGTTGCTTAGATAAAACATATCACAAGCATACCGAACCGTAGGGTTCTCTCAGACTAATCTGCAAGTTTGGGTGACAACTCTTTAATATTAGTGAGATAAGAAGTTATCTAAGGTTCATGTAAAACACATACATATTTAATCCTTTAGGTATATAACACATACAACTGCGTGATAAAATCTGAAAGAGTATAATATAATATTTCATGCACAATTGAAATTTAAAAAGGGTATAACTGAACAGAGTGACCTTTGACTAGAAAGTATAACAGAATATTGTTGTAAACGAAAATTGGTTTCAAATGGCTTTTAGTAATCATTGTTAtagtaaagaaaaaagaataacatTATACTTCACAATGCTGAGAAAGTAGTAGAAAATTGCTTATGTAGAACATGTAATAAACTAGGAGTCTAGGACCAACTCTTCTTTACATCTACACTTTGAAGTAACAAGTCAGCGCTGAACAATGTAGTATTGGAACTTCCATCTTCCCAAGAAGCACTTAGCTTGTTAGCACAGTTAGTTAAAACGTGTATTAAATGGGTATAAAGCTTCATTATGcgtataattgaaaaaaaacttCTGTACGGCATATTGTAATTGTagacttgattttttttttttggcctatTATTGAGTTCGATGATATGATAAAAATAAGTATACAACTTAACCCTGTAAAAgatagttgttagtatagagtAAGGATCGTTCAAGTCGGGGATTGAGGATACACAAATGTTAGAAACGAAAATCACACTtagacaatatatatataatatatatatatacacacacacacacacacaaggaaaattaaagactcCTACTCAAACAAGGACTCCTAACTACACAAGGAattctaaacaaaaacaaactagGAAATCAAATTCTAATTAGACACGAACTAGGAATCCAAATCAAACACGAAAACAAATAgtaactactcaaaacaaatcCTATAAGAAAACTAACACTTATATTTACAAAATTTAAGAAacacaaaacagaaaaccaaaaacaaatgaGGAAATCAAAAAGggggattttagggttttaaaaacgtaaaacataaggaaaacaaaaacatttttagggtttaggaaatCAAATGGAGAAAATGTTAAAGGCACaagaaatccaccaccaaacaTGCTCAACCAATTACATGCAACCTAAATCCAATTACTAAGTCATAGAGaatgaaatcaatcaagaacaagtCATAACACAATCATTGTccttattttactttccttaattacttaagcaagatgaaAGCACCATTACTAAGCCAATTGAATCATGCAATCAAGGTGTAGAACACTACCCTATCAAAAACATATATAATGTCAACAAGATCAATGCAAGAAGAACACATGGAAGTTTGATTGATTATAATCCATCCTAGTATAGAACGCTATCTAACATGTAATCTTAATTGTTT is a genomic window containing:
- the LOC133738911 gene encoding dolichyl-diphosphooligosaccharide--protein glycosyltransferase subunit 2 — protein: MATRTLGALVVLLLAITICEAASVFHPISDSHRSAASELFTQGSFDSLEEAYEALRSFEVLGIDKPDIRGATCKSVVEKLGSSESAPKDLFYALKVNSILKCEVKKEVFEGIASRLKAVVNGASSLLDIYYSIGSLVLIKDQTSEVDVLLADADGIFRSIKSLSQSDGRWRYSSDNPQSSTYAAGLAIEALAGVVSLASSEIDQSMIGKLKRDVSKLFDSVEKYDDGAFYFDEKVDQSPLSTTASVVRGLTALAAVTSEKLKVPGEKVLGLAKFFLGIGIPGNNKDFFNQIDSLASLESNKVSVPLILSLPTTVLSLTKKDRLKVKVGTVLGSSAPPLTVKLMRAFSSGSKDASIIASQELKFDKESGYHVLDVLPKSVDVGSYIFVFEVVLHDSEDETVYTTGGLAQVGVFVTGVINIENAEISVLESDKSVETQKKLDLAGENAVSLSANHLQKLRLSFQLTTPLGHAFKPHQVFLKLTHETKVEHIFVVGNSGKKFEKILDFLGLVDKFYYLSGSYDLQLTVGDAVMENSFLRAVGHIDLDLPEAPEKATRPPSPAVNPLLKYGPKPEISHIFRVPEKLPPNHLSLAFLGLLLLPLIGFLVGLLRLGVNLKNFPTSAVPATFGILFHVGIAAVLLLYVLFWLKLDLFTTLKWLGLLGVFLLFVGHRILSHLASTSSKLKSA